The Candidatus Zixiibacteriota bacterium sequence ATACATTAATAAGCATACAAACAAGTAAATTAAAAAGTATAAGGAAGTTCACCTCGTATGAAAACGAGAGTTGTAATTACCGGACTTGGGGCTGTCACTCCTCTGGCTAATACGTTTAACGAAACCTGGGAGAAACTGCTTGAAGGGAAATCGGGAGTCGATACCGTTACCTCTTTTTCTACCGAAGGATTGCCGACGACTATTGCCGCTGAAATTAAAGGTTTGGAGGCGGAGCGATATATCGATAAAAAAGCTTTGCGCCGCATGGATCCCAATGAGCGGTACGCTATTGTTGCCTCCCAGATGGCCTACGACGATGCCGGATTGAGTAACGATGGCGAGGGATTGGACCTCAATCGGTGCGGAGTCGTGATCGGTTCGGGAATAGGCGGTATCCAAACTCTGGAAGCCCAGCATCTGGCCCTGAATGATCGCGGTCCCAAGCGGGTGTCACCGTTTTTTATTCCCATGATGATTATTGATATGAGCGCCGGGATGGCGGCCATGCGATTCAATTTCCGCGGTCCTAATTATTCTACGGTATCAGCCTGCGCTTCAGCTGCCCACGCCATTGCCGATTCCTATCGAATCATACAGCGAGGTGAAGCGGATGTGATGATAACCGGTGGAACCGAAGCGGCAATCACTCGTTTATCCATGGCGGGATTCTGTTCAGCCAGGGCGTTGTCATCAAGAAACGATGAACCCCCGCGAGCCAGCCGCCCCTTTGACAAAGACCGCGACGGTTTTGTTATGGGGGAGGGTTCCGGAATTATGGTTATCGAATCGCTTGAGTCTGCCAAAGCCCGAGGAGCTCGGATTTATGCCGAAATAATCGGCGCCGGTATGACTTGCGACGCCCATCACATGACCGCGCCACCTCCCGATGGAGGCGGGGCAGCTCGGGCTATGCAA is a genomic window containing:
- the fabF gene encoding beta-ketoacyl-ACP synthase II, which gives rise to MKTRVVITGLGAVTPLANTFNETWEKLLEGKSGVDTVTSFSTEGLPTTIAAEIKGLEAERYIDKKALRRMDPNERYAIVASQMAYDDAGLSNDGEGLDLNRCGVVIGSGIGGIQTLEAQHLALNDRGPKRVSPFFIPMMIIDMSAGMAAMRFNFRGPNYSTVSACASAAHAIADSYRIIQRGEADVMITGGTEAAITRLSMAGFCSARALSSRNDEPPRASRPFDKDRDGFVMGEGSGIMVIESLESAKARGARIYAEIIGAGMTCDAHHMTAPPPDGGGAARAMQLALNDAGINLDKVDYVNSHGTSTGLGDIAEVKALKTVFGEYAYKLVINSTKSMIGHLLGAAGGVETAVTAKSIKEQMVHPTANIDNQDEECDLDFAADGKRSMKIRNAITNSFGFGGHNVSIVLSAHD